A genomic stretch from Mycobacterium malmoense includes:
- a CDS encoding hemerythrin domain-containing protein, translating to MHARAGEHPTPGRELSAALKREHREIDSEIQSFIEELDRGSVRPESLAAALEALRRHIYLEEVILFPPIREAGMAMPIFVMMREHGELWRTMDTLTDLLADGLADGGDRRRLVDTCRRLLAQLDQHNSKEEPVVYPHADIDLPPQTSAELTRFIETGRAPDGWVCRQAGA from the coding sequence ATGCACGCTAGGGCGGGCGAGCACCCGACGCCCGGCCGGGAGCTGTCTGCCGCCCTGAAGCGAGAACACCGCGAAATCGACAGTGAGATACAGTCTTTCATCGAGGAGCTCGACCGTGGCAGCGTGCGGCCCGAATCGTTGGCCGCGGCATTGGAAGCGCTGCGCCGGCACATCTACCTCGAAGAGGTCATCCTGTTCCCGCCGATCCGGGAGGCCGGAATGGCCATGCCGATCTTCGTGATGATGCGCGAGCATGGCGAATTGTGGCGCACGATGGACACCCTGACGGATCTGCTCGCTGATGGACTCGCCGATGGAGGGGACCGCCGGCGGTTGGTGGACACCTGCCGTCGGCTACTGGCTCAACTCGACCAGCACAACTCTAAAGAGGAACCGGTCGTCTATCCGCATGCCGACATCGACCTGCCACCGCAAACGAGCGCGGAATTGACCCGGTTCATCGAGACCGGCCGCGCTCCCGATGGATGGGTATGCCGGCAGGCGGGCGCGTGA